From Geomonas agri, one genomic window encodes:
- a CDS encoding response regulator, producing MAHKVLLVDDVSMFLELEKDFLSLSAVDIFTARNGEEALRICREQHPDLVVMDLHMPVMDGADCCRAIKKDPQLSSPVILAVSEGKEADRQLCLAAGCDDIVFKPLDRVIFLEAARKLLPAVDRRDRRGSCRFNVKFRAFGLTVSGFSVNLSQNGLYLATDVDLSEGTELELLFALPEPSGAIIQTKGRIAWLNTSKVRRKSALPEGFGIQFTGISDEDRERIDRYVSTLSPTSRA from the coding sequence GTGGCACACAAGGTCCTGCTGGTAGATGACGTGAGTATGTTCCTGGAACTGGAGAAGGACTTTCTCTCCCTGTCCGCGGTCGATATCTTTACCGCCCGCAACGGCGAGGAAGCACTGCGCATCTGCCGGGAACAGCACCCGGACCTGGTGGTCATGGACCTGCACATGCCGGTCATGGACGGCGCCGACTGCTGCCGCGCCATAAAAAAAGACCCCCAACTCTCCAGCCCGGTGATTCTCGCCGTTTCTGAAGGGAAGGAGGCCGATCGTCAGCTCTGCCTGGCGGCAGGCTGCGACGACATTGTCTTTAAACCGCTCGACCGCGTGATTTTTCTCGAGGCGGCCCGCAAGCTCCTGCCCGCCGTGGACCGGCGCGACCGGAGGGGAAGTTGCCGCTTCAACGTGAAGTTCCGGGCCTTCGGCCTCACCGTCTCGGGCTTTAGTGTCAACTTAAGCCAAAACGGCCTCTACCTCGCGACAGACGTCGACCTGAGTGAAGGGACCGAACTGGAACTGCTCTTCGCGCTCCCCGAACCGTCAGGCGCCATCATCCAGACCAAGGGACGCATCGCCTGGCTCAACACCAGCAAGGTCCGCAGGAAGAGCGCGCTGCCCGAGGGCTTCGGCATCCAGTTCACCGGGATCTCCGACGAGGACCGCGAGCGGATCGACCGCTACGTCAGCACCCTTTCCCCTACCTCACGAGCTTAG
- a CDS encoding dihydrofolate reductase, with protein MIISIIAAMSDNRVIGAHGKLPWDIPADLARFRSLTMGHAVLMGRKTFESIGHPLDGRKNIVLSKSMGRTDGIIVARTLQEGIAAAEGGEELFICGGEEVFREALPLCQRIYLTVVHGRYEGDVHFPQPPCTFTEMHREEFLEGSPPTSYVVLEKVDQIQPGSDVFELREKGVEALNRQLYFLARCCFGQAQALEDDPETASDLAFSQAKSGGDLGEALKLAEKAFRDDPGNLRIRLNLGRIQIITGEKGKGLDTLRKGVQLGGGQEFYTELAKCGTRGTPPIKSLPRSHPLNRYLGLLMNRLNIRG; from the coding sequence ATGATCATATCCATCATAGCTGCCATGTCTGACAACAGGGTGATAGGCGCGCACGGGAAGCTCCCTTGGGACATTCCCGCTGATTTAGCTCGTTTCCGAAGCCTCACGATGGGACATGCGGTGTTGATGGGGAGAAAGACCTTCGAGTCGATCGGCCACCCGCTGGACGGGCGCAAGAATATCGTGCTCAGTAAGAGCATGGGAAGGACCGACGGCATCATCGTCGCCCGCACTCTCCAGGAAGGGATCGCGGCCGCCGAGGGGGGCGAGGAGCTTTTCATCTGCGGAGGCGAGGAGGTCTTCCGGGAGGCGCTCCCCCTTTGCCAGAGGATTTACCTCACCGTGGTGCACGGCCGCTACGAGGGGGACGTCCATTTCCCGCAGCCACCCTGCACGTTCACCGAGATGCACCGGGAGGAATTCCTGGAAGGGTCCCCCCCCACCAGCTACGTGGTGCTGGAGAAGGTTGATCAGATCCAGCCGGGGAGCGACGTGTTCGAGCTCAGGGAGAAAGGGGTGGAGGCATTGAACCGCCAGCTCTACTTCCTGGCCCGCTGCTGTTTTGGACAGGCGCAGGCACTGGAGGATGATCCGGAAACCGCCTCCGACCTTGCCTTCAGCCAGGCTAAAAGCGGCGGCGACCTGGGCGAGGCCCTGAAGCTTGCGGAGAAGGCCTTCCGGGACGATCCCGGCAACCTGCGCATCCGGCTGAACCTGGGGCGCATCCAGATCATAACCGGCGAAAAGGGGAAAGGGCTCGACACGCTGCGCAAAGGGGTGCAACTGGGCGGCGGACAGGAGTTCTACACTGAACTAGCCAAGTGCGGCACCAGGGGTACACCGCCCATCAAGTCGCTGCCGCGAAGCCACCCGCTGAACCGGTATTTGGGACTGCTGATGAATAGGTTGAACATACGGGGGTAA
- a CDS encoding phospholipase D-like domain-containing protein, with protein sequence MTSVRRKRKQLLFQTAKFFDFFRRNTEAATFMGNRATLYRYGSEFFAALLEALPEAQESICLEFYTIADDETGRMVADALIAAASRGVRVYVLYDYIGCFDTPAAYFKRLAKGGVNCAPFNPPPFRKGIAWFDKRDHRKIVIIDGWRIFTGGMNIADVYSGFGKKKTKWRDVGLRIEGEAGLELLRLFRETWAEEFGVPPVGTDPAPLPELDGDAKVMVVNGGPHQKRSFIRSAFRVAIAGASESVTIASPYFIPGPRVIRSMLRAAGRGVRVRLLLPYKSDVPLVRLVSRTYYGQLLKNGIEIHEMDRAVLHAKVLIIDGDWTMVGSANMDLRSFHRNYELNVVVDSHDFGAQVADMLEADFAGTRRIVLHEHEKRGWPVRFLERLFSPVAWFL encoded by the coding sequence ATGACCAGCGTGCGGCGAAAAAGAAAGCAGTTGCTGTTTCAGACGGCAAAGTTCTTCGATTTTTTCAGGAGGAACACTGAGGCCGCCACGTTCATGGGCAACCGCGCCACGCTGTACCGCTACGGCTCCGAATTCTTCGCTGCACTTCTGGAGGCCCTGCCCGAGGCTCAGGAAAGCATCTGCCTGGAGTTCTACACCATCGCCGACGACGAGACCGGTCGCATGGTAGCCGACGCCCTCATCGCCGCCGCCTCACGCGGGGTACGGGTTTACGTGCTCTACGATTACATCGGCTGTTTCGACACCCCTGCCGCGTACTTCAAGAGGCTCGCCAAGGGAGGCGTCAACTGCGCCCCCTTCAACCCGCCCCCCTTCCGCAAAGGGATCGCCTGGTTCGACAAGCGTGATCACCGCAAGATCGTCATCATCGACGGCTGGCGTATATTCACCGGCGGCATGAACATCGCCGACGTCTACTCCGGCTTCGGCAAGAAGAAGACCAAGTGGCGCGACGTGGGACTGCGTATCGAAGGCGAGGCAGGGCTTGAGTTGCTGCGCCTGTTCCGCGAGACCTGGGCCGAGGAGTTCGGCGTGCCTCCGGTGGGAACCGATCCAGCTCCGCTGCCAGAACTTGACGGCGATGCGAAAGTCATGGTAGTGAACGGCGGACCGCACCAAAAGCGGAGCTTCATCAGGAGCGCCTTTCGGGTCGCCATCGCCGGCGCCTCGGAAAGCGTCACCATCGCCAGCCCCTACTTCATACCGGGCCCGCGGGTGATCCGCTCTATGCTGCGGGCGGCAGGGCGCGGGGTACGGGTGAGGTTGCTGCTCCCTTACAAGAGTGACGTCCCGCTGGTGCGCCTAGTGAGCCGGACCTACTACGGTCAGCTCTTGAAAAACGGCATTGAGATCCACGAGATGGACCGTGCCGTACTGCACGCCAAGGTTCTCATCATCGACGGCGACTGGACCATGGTCGGCTCCGCCAACATGGACCTCAGGAGCTTCCACCGCAACTACGAACTGAACGTGGTGGTAGACAGCCACGATTTCGGCGCACAGGTCGCCGACATGCTGGAGGCCGATTTCGCCGGCACCCGGCGCATCGTGCTGCACGAGCACGAAAAACGCGGCTGGCCGGTGCGCTTCCTGGAGCGCCTGTTCAGCCCGGTCGCCTGGTTTTTGTAA
- a CDS encoding sigma-54-dependent transcriptional regulator, whose amino-acid sequence MSINNILVADDEESMRWVLSKALKKKGFNVELAKDGNEALKLIKENVYDLALLDIKMPGVTGLELLDRVKEERADLMVVIMTAEASMKNAVEAMKRGAYDYLTKPFDLGVIDAVVEKVSRAREMTSQVSLLKEELADRYQLEKTIIGNSPAMREVYKTIGKVAPSDVTVLVQGESGTGKELIARAIHYNSKRLGKPFIPLNCAAIPKELLESELFGFEKGAFTGATERKLGKFEQANGGTIFLDEIGDMPIDLQAKILRVLQEREITRTGGNQSIQVDVRVVAATNQDLEESVRNKQFREDLYYRLNVIPIQLVPLRERKEDIPLLVQYFLGKICSELEVPLKRTSADAVKLLSNYNWPGNIRELENTIKRAVILSPDPLLVASDFPGLRTRQSEGKGEELSLEGIVDLKLRGSFSNMEKMESGDVHAMVLEQVERPLIRFVLEKTRGNQVRAADILGINRNTLRKKITELGIELRKE is encoded by the coding sequence ATGTCAATCAACAACATACTCGTGGCGGATGACGAAGAGAGCATGCGCTGGGTCCTGTCCAAGGCCCTCAAGAAAAAAGGATTCAACGTCGAACTCGCCAAGGACGGCAACGAGGCGCTCAAGCTCATCAAGGAAAACGTCTACGACCTGGCGCTTTTGGACATCAAGATGCCTGGCGTCACGGGACTGGAACTCCTGGATCGGGTCAAGGAGGAGCGCGCCGACCTGATGGTGGTGATCATGACCGCCGAGGCGAGCATGAAGAACGCCGTCGAGGCGATGAAGCGCGGCGCCTACGACTACCTGACCAAGCCCTTCGACCTGGGCGTCATCGACGCGGTGGTGGAGAAGGTGAGCCGGGCGCGCGAGATGACCTCGCAGGTGTCGCTCCTCAAAGAGGAACTGGCCGACCGCTACCAGCTCGAGAAGACCATCATCGGCAACTCCCCCGCGATGCGCGAGGTCTACAAGACCATCGGCAAGGTGGCGCCTTCGGACGTCACGGTCCTGGTGCAGGGCGAGTCGGGCACCGGCAAGGAGCTGATCGCCCGCGCCATCCACTACAACTCCAAGCGCCTGGGTAAACCGTTCATCCCGCTCAACTGCGCGGCCATCCCCAAGGAGCTCCTGGAGAGCGAACTGTTCGGTTTCGAGAAGGGGGCCTTCACCGGTGCCACCGAGAGGAAACTGGGCAAGTTCGAGCAGGCCAACGGCGGCACCATCTTCCTGGACGAAATCGGCGACATGCCCATCGACCTGCAGGCCAAGATTTTGAGGGTGCTGCAGGAGCGCGAGATCACCCGGACCGGCGGCAACCAGAGTATCCAGGTGGACGTCAGGGTGGTGGCCGCGACCAACCAGGACCTGGAGGAGTCTGTCCGCAACAAGCAGTTCCGGGAGGACCTCTACTACCGGCTCAACGTGATCCCGATCCAGTTGGTGCCGCTGCGCGAGCGCAAGGAGGACATTCCGCTCCTGGTGCAGTATTTCCTGGGCAAGATCTGCTCCGAGCTGGAGGTCCCGCTCAAGCGCACCTCCGCCGACGCTGTAAAGCTCCTTTCCAACTACAACTGGCCCGGCAATATCCGTGAGCTGGAGAACACCATCAAGCGGGCCGTGATCCTGTCACCCGACCCGCTGCTGGTTGCCTCCGATTTCCCCGGCCTCAGGACCCGCCAGAGCGAAGGGAAGGGGGAAGAACTGTCGCTGGAGGGGATCGTCGATCTCAAACTGCGCGGCAGTTTCTCCAACATGGAGAAGATGGAGAGCGGGGATGTGCATGCCATGGTACTGGAGCAGGTCGAGCGTCCGCTGATCCGCTTCGTCCTGGAGAAGACCCGTGGCAACCAGGTCCGCGCCGCCGATATCCTGGGCATCAACCGCAACACCTTGCGGAAGAAGATCACCGAGCTGGGGATCGAACTCCGCAAGGAGTAA
- a CDS encoding hydrolase: MTLLERFFLDKDSAQLVVVDVQDKLCRAMDEKVLGKLTNNISILLDAAAELGIPALATEQYVKGLGETVPALKEKLCTPSLEKMTFSCCGGEGFLETLEKNGRRQVILTGMETHVCVLQTALELLSRGYVVHLVVDAVMSRKKHNWDIALQTMTQAGAVMTSTESALFQLLRVAGTEEFKKLSKLVR; this comes from the coding sequence ATGACCCTGCTGGAAAGGTTTTTTCTGGACAAAGATAGTGCGCAACTGGTGGTGGTCGACGTGCAGGACAAGCTTTGCCGCGCCATGGACGAGAAGGTGCTGGGGAAGCTGACCAACAACATCTCCATCCTGCTCGATGCGGCGGCCGAACTGGGGATCCCGGCGCTCGCCACCGAGCAGTACGTCAAGGGGCTCGGCGAGACGGTGCCCGCCTTGAAAGAGAAGCTGTGCACACCGAGCCTGGAGAAGATGACCTTCAGCTGCTGTGGCGGGGAAGGTTTCCTGGAGACGTTGGAGAAAAACGGCAGGCGCCAGGTGATCCTGACCGGGATGGAGACCCACGTCTGCGTGTTGCAGACCGCGCTGGAACTCCTGTCGCGCGGCTACGTGGTGCACCTGGTGGTCGACGCGGTGATGAGCCGCAAGAAGCACAACTGGGATATCGCGCTGCAGACCATGACGCAGGCCGGCGCGGTGATGACCTCGACGGAGTCGGCGCTGTTCCAACTGCTGCGCGTCGCAGGCACCGAGGAGTTCAAGAAGCTCTCTAAGCTCGTGAGGTAG
- the dnaB gene encoding replicative DNA helicase, with protein MNQADMRKLPPQSIEAEMSILGGILVDNEAINRVLEVLSPEEMYRESHRKIMRAMIELNERGEPCDLITMTTILRKKGELEEVGGGAYLATLVDFVPMAANISYYCKIVKEKYITRKLISAATDIVSNGFEDKVEVEELLDSAQKVIFEISENKLRPSYYKVSDILKDTIKNIELLYEKKELVTGVPTGYIDLDKLTAGFHAGDLVIIAGRPAMGKTTFALNVAQYAAVDSEKKFPAAIFSLEMPKEQLVERLLCSASRVDLTRLRSGHLQENDWPKLIKGAGLLHNSKIFIDDTPSITVMELRSKARRLKAEHDIGIIVIDYLQLMRGGANSESRQQEISEISRSLKALAKELSIPVIALSQLNRSLEQRTDKRPMMSDLRESGAIEQDADIIMFVYRGEVYDKENEDLKGKAEVIIGKHRSGPIGTVDLAFRGEFTRFENLSNKDGY; from the coding sequence ATGAACCAAGCGGACATGAGAAAACTGCCGCCACAGAGCATCGAAGCGGAGATGTCGATCCTGGGAGGGATCCTGGTCGACAACGAGGCGATCAACCGCGTGCTCGAGGTCCTTTCACCGGAGGAAATGTACCGGGAAAGCCACAGAAAGATCATGCGAGCCATGATCGAGTTGAACGAGCGCGGCGAGCCCTGCGACCTGATCACCATGACCACCATCCTGCGCAAGAAGGGTGAGCTGGAGGAGGTCGGTGGCGGCGCCTACCTGGCCACCCTCGTCGACTTCGTTCCCATGGCGGCCAACATCTCCTACTACTGCAAGATCGTGAAGGAGAAGTACATCACCAGGAAGCTCATCTCCGCCGCCACCGACATCGTCAGTAACGGTTTCGAGGACAAGGTTGAGGTCGAGGAGCTGCTCGACTCCGCGCAGAAGGTCATCTTCGAGATCTCTGAGAACAAGCTGCGCCCCTCCTACTACAAGGTCAGCGACATCCTCAAGGACACCATCAAGAACATCGAGCTCCTCTACGAGAAGAAGGAGCTGGTGACCGGTGTCCCAACGGGGTACATCGACCTCGACAAGCTCACCGCCGGTTTTCATGCCGGCGACCTGGTCATCATCGCGGGACGTCCGGCGATGGGTAAGACCACCTTCGCGCTCAACGTGGCCCAGTACGCGGCGGTGGACTCGGAGAAGAAGTTCCCGGCTGCCATCTTCTCGCTGGAAATGCCCAAGGAGCAGTTGGTGGAGAGGCTTCTGTGCTCCGCCTCCCGTGTCGACCTTACCCGCCTTCGCTCCGGCCATCTGCAGGAAAACGACTGGCCCAAGCTGATCAAGGGCGCGGGGCTTTTGCACAACTCCAAGATCTTCATCGATGACACCCCGTCAATCACCGTGATGGAGCTGCGTTCCAAGGCAAGGCGGCTCAAGGCCGAGCACGACATCGGCATCATCGTCATCGACTACCTCCAGCTCATGCGCGGCGGCGCCAACAGTGAATCCCGCCAGCAGGAGATCTCGGAGATCTCGCGCTCGCTGAAAGCGCTGGCGAAGGAACTGTCCATCCCGGTGATCGCCCTGTCGCAGTTGAATCGAAGCTTGGAGCAAAGAACCGACAAGCGCCCGATGATGAGCGACTTGCGCGAATCCGGGGCAATCGAGCAGGACGCCGACATCATCATGTTCGTCTACCGCGGCGAGGTGTACGACAAGGAGAACGAGGACCTCAAGGGGAAGGCGGAGGTCATCATCGGCAAGCACAGAAGTGGTCCCATCGGCACCGTCGACCTCGCCTTCAGAGGCGAGTTCACCCGGTTCGAGAATCTCAGCAACAAGGATGGATATTAG
- a CDS encoding NifU family protein codes for MTEEVKAILENIRPALQADGGDVELVEVTDDGVVKVRLVGACGHCPMSTMTLKMGIERTIKDKIPGIKEVVSV; via the coding sequence ATGACTGAAGAAGTAAAAGCGATACTGGAAAACATCAGGCCGGCGCTTCAGGCGGACGGCGGCGATGTTGAACTCGTAGAAGTGACCGACGACGGTGTCGTCAAGGTGCGTCTGGTAGGGGCATGCGGCCACTGCCCGATGTCCACCATGACCCTCAAGATGGGGATCGAAAGGACCATCAAGGACAAGATCCCCGGCATCAAGGAAGTGGTTTCTGTGTAA
- a CDS encoding endonuclease MutS2, producing the protein MIDKDTLKRLEFDKILETAATFAHCEASHEGALAIAPLQSRQEMELRLGLVDEIRKLTRLGIALKLAPFEDITPQVKAVRPKGAVIAPIALQRFIPTLRVMAAVASQLSFRSDVPLLLAEAGCITGFPDLLNPLEHTVNEEGEILDTASRLLADIRGRKKGLTARIKKRLEEIVRERHTAIFLQDDFITQRSGRWVIPVRMDSKGMVPGVVHDVSNSGETAFMEPLEIIGLANELENLVADERAEEIRIVRQICDWIREDAEAIQQQFEALVDLDIRNCIATLSDRLKSETPVIADTPTILLKAARHPILTLMGKDVVPLDLELAAENRVMVVTGPNTGGKTIAIKNAGLLSVMALCGMPVPALSGTILPKVESILVDIGDEQSIEESLSTFSAHISKISSIIEHADRGALVLLDELGTGTEPGQGAAIACAVLKELQNKGALVVATTHLTEIIGFVQREAGMVNAAMAFDRQKLAPLYRLVVGEPGESHALEIASRYGLPDRVVSFARSMIGTMEADFHALLRDLKEKREQLDRTLTELAEREETLVRAERNLVDRRDEAAALVRDAREKGLLEAQQIIAKARREVATMLDEAKREKAREAKEKLDQAAREVESALDGLHPEENVDPDQVAAGDVLFVKPLNCDATILSVDRRAGRARVRAGSMELDVALISLLKPKGKEPKKVRKQRAKQQEAEAAAQEPASSINLLGMRVEEAIGALEPFLNHASLERMSEVRVVHGKGTGALMKGVRSYLTGHPLVAEFRTGERFEGGDGVTVVTLR; encoded by the coding sequence ATGATCGACAAGGACACCCTGAAGCGGCTGGAATTCGACAAGATCCTGGAAACCGCCGCTACCTTCGCCCACTGCGAGGCTTCCCACGAGGGAGCCCTTGCCATAGCACCGCTGCAAAGCCGTCAGGAGATGGAACTACGCCTGGGGCTCGTCGACGAGATACGCAAGCTGACTCGGCTCGGCATCGCGCTGAAGCTCGCCCCCTTCGAGGACATCACGCCACAGGTAAAGGCGGTCCGTCCCAAGGGCGCGGTCATTGCCCCCATTGCCCTCCAGCGCTTCATCCCTACCCTGCGCGTCATGGCAGCGGTGGCGTCACAGCTCTCCTTCCGCAGCGACGTACCGCTGCTACTCGCCGAGGCGGGCTGCATCACCGGATTCCCGGACCTTTTGAACCCGCTCGAGCACACGGTGAACGAGGAGGGCGAAATACTCGACACCGCCTCACGGCTTCTGGCTGACATCCGTGGTAGAAAGAAGGGGCTCACCGCGCGCATCAAGAAGAGGCTGGAGGAGATCGTGCGGGAGCGGCACACCGCTATCTTTCTGCAGGACGATTTCATCACCCAGAGGTCGGGGCGCTGGGTAATCCCCGTGCGCATGGACTCCAAGGGGATGGTCCCCGGGGTGGTGCACGATGTCTCCAACTCCGGCGAGACCGCGTTCATGGAGCCGCTGGAGATCATCGGTCTCGCTAACGAGCTGGAGAACCTGGTGGCCGACGAGCGCGCCGAGGAAATCCGCATCGTACGGCAGATCTGCGACTGGATCAGGGAGGACGCCGAGGCGATCCAGCAGCAGTTCGAGGCGCTGGTGGACCTGGACATCCGCAACTGCATCGCCACCCTGAGTGATCGCCTCAAGAGCGAGACGCCGGTCATCGCCGACACACCGACCATACTGCTCAAGGCAGCGCGCCACCCGATCCTCACCCTGATGGGCAAGGACGTGGTCCCGCTGGACCTGGAACTTGCCGCGGAGAACCGGGTCATGGTGGTCACTGGCCCCAACACCGGGGGCAAGACCATCGCCATCAAGAATGCGGGGCTTCTCTCGGTCATGGCACTGTGCGGCATGCCGGTCCCCGCCCTCTCTGGCACCATCCTGCCGAAGGTCGAGAGCATCTTGGTGGACATCGGCGACGAGCAGTCCATCGAGGAGAGCCTGTCCACCTTTTCGGCCCATATCTCCAAGATTTCCAGCATCATCGAGCACGCCGACCGGGGCGCGCTGGTGCTCCTCGACGAACTCGGTACCGGCACCGAACCGGGCCAGGGGGCGGCCATCGCGTGCGCCGTCCTTAAGGAGCTGCAAAACAAGGGGGCGCTGGTGGTCGCCACCACGCACCTCACCGAGATCATCGGCTTCGTGCAGCGCGAAGCCGGCATGGTGAACGCGGCCATGGCCTTCGACCGTCAGAAGCTGGCCCCCTTGTACCGGCTGGTGGTGGGCGAGCCGGGCGAATCGCACGCCCTCGAGATCGCAAGCCGCTACGGGCTGCCCGATCGGGTGGTGAGCTTCGCCCGGAGCATGATCGGCACCATGGAGGCCGACTTCCACGCCTTGCTGCGCGACTTGAAGGAGAAACGCGAGCAGTTGGACCGCACGCTCACCGAACTTGCCGAGCGCGAAGAGACGCTGGTACGCGCCGAGCGCAACCTGGTGGACCGCCGCGATGAAGCGGCAGCCCTGGTGCGCGATGCCCGTGAGAAGGGACTCCTGGAGGCGCAGCAGATCATCGCCAAAGCGCGCCGCGAGGTGGCAACCATGCTCGACGAGGCCAAGCGCGAGAAGGCGCGCGAAGCCAAGGAGAAACTGGACCAGGCGGCGCGCGAGGTCGAATCGGCGCTGGACGGACTACATCCCGAAGAGAACGTCGACCCGGACCAGGTGGCCGCTGGCGACGTCCTCTTCGTGAAGCCGCTCAACTGCGACGCCACCATCCTCTCCGTCGATCGGCGCGCCGGCCGGGCCCGGGTGCGCGCCGGCAGCATGGAGCTCGACGTGGCACTCATATCGCTGTTAAAGCCCAAGGGCAAAGAGCCGAAGAAAGTACGTAAGCAGCGCGCCAAGCAGCAGGAAGCGGAGGCCGCCGCCCAGGAGCCAGCAAGCAGCATCAACCTGCTCGGGATGCGAGTGGAAGAAGCCATCGGCGCGCTGGAGCCGTTCCTGAACCACGCCTCCCTGGAGCGGATGTCGGAGGTGCGTGTGGTGCACGGCAAGGGGACCGGCGCCCTGATGAAAGGGGTGCGCAGCTACCTTACCGGGCATCCGCTGGTGGCTGAGTTCCGCACCGGCGAGCGTTTCGAAGGAGGCGACGGTGTTACGGTGGTGACACTGCGCTAG
- a CDS encoding enoyl ACP reductase FabMG family protein: MSRYHAMTEVPATAGYKEGDVLFLCGELFGRGYANGIVDEARAKGMTIFGATVGRRDADGTLRPLNEEELATAEAGLGGKIINIPLEAGFDMEPGKDGVAPVDRFKGVKPDDWASVKLDAAEVEYSKQRGTERFCKNLAAVVAELEKMIPAGSKLLVVHTMAGGIPRARVFMPILNKLFKGQGDRFLSSEAFWGSDMGKLCEASFNEVTADTLRYLIDATAGLRDKHETHYAAYGYHGTAVLIDGAITWQSYTPYLQGWAKIRLEDIAIEAWGKGIKATVYNCPEILTNSSALFLGVENSLYPLMATLRAEGVQSVVDECQALLREGVTIDDLLKIANTYLTSDLVTSTRDFDSWPQHNKPEQQEYMLNTSAELISMNADQKDIVCAVLSRAVFQGVGSLMFNSSWNPQAPVFWLNHDVIAKTLAKG, encoded by the coding sequence ATGAGCAGATACCATGCAATGACGGAAGTGCCGGCTACCGCCGGTTATAAGGAAGGGGACGTACTGTTTCTCTGCGGCGAGCTGTTCGGCCGCGGCTACGCCAACGGCATCGTGGACGAGGCCAGGGCCAAGGGCATGACCATCTTCGGCGCCACCGTAGGAAGGCGCGATGCCGACGGCACCTTGCGCCCGCTCAACGAGGAAGAGCTCGCCACCGCCGAGGCGGGGCTGGGCGGCAAGATCATCAACATCCCGCTGGAGGCCGGTTTCGACATGGAACCAGGCAAGGATGGCGTCGCCCCGGTGGACCGCTTCAAGGGTGTCAAGCCTGATGACTGGGCTTCGGTCAAGCTGGACGCGGCGGAAGTCGAGTACTCCAAGCAGCGCGGCACCGAGCGTTTCTGCAAAAACCTCGCGGCCGTAGTCGCAGAACTGGAGAAGATGATCCCGGCGGGGAGCAAGCTGCTCGTGGTGCACACCATGGCCGGCGGCATCCCGCGCGCCCGCGTCTTCATGCCGATCCTGAACAAGCTCTTCAAGGGACAAGGCGACCGCTTCCTCTCCTCCGAAGCCTTCTGGGGCTCCGACATGGGCAAGCTGTGCGAGGCGAGCTTCAACGAGGTCACCGCCGACACCTTGCGCTACCTGATCGATGCCACCGCCGGCCTCAGGGACAAGCACGAAACCCACTATGCCGCCTACGGCTACCACGGCACCGCCGTGCTGATCGACGGCGCCATCACCTGGCAGTCCTATACCCCCTACCTGCAGGGGTGGGCCAAGATCCGCCTGGAAGACATCGCCATCGAGGCGTGGGGCAAGGGAATCAAAGCGACCGTGTACAACTGCCCGGAGATCCTCACCAACTCGAGCGCGCTCTTCCTGGGCGTCGAGAACTCCCTCTACCCCCTCATGGCCACGCTGCGCGCAGAGGGTGTGCAGTCGGTAGTCGACGAATGCCAGGCGCTGCTGCGCGAAGGAGTAACCATTGACGATCTGCTGAAGATCGCCAACACCTATCTCACCTCCGATCTGGTTACCAGCACCCGCGACTTCGACAGCTGGCCGCAGCACAACAAGCCGGAGCAACAGGAGTACATGCTGAACACCTCGGCGGAGTTGATCAGCATGAACGCGGATCAGAAGGACATCGTTTGCGCGGTACTCTCACGCGCCGTGTTCCAGGGGGTAGGCAGCCTCATGTTCAACAGTTCCTGGAACCCGCAGGCGCCGGTGTTCTGGCTGAACCATGACGTGATAGCGAAGACGCTGGCAAAAGGGTAA
- the recO gene encoding DNA repair protein RecO, translated as MKNAEVEGIVLRLTDFGEADRIVTLFTLEQGKLQGVARGAKRSKKRFAGALEPFAHLKLQLHLGTGLATLSNTDIIDIFPGIRADLARIGCAAYACELVERLTPEDEPSPRLFRLLYCYLERLNNAPASPSDRRFFAVNLLKILGYQPELQVRGVSEETAALLARAMQTGRFGAVVFPDALLREADLLLNPAIDLHLDRELKSLAFLKECGV; from the coding sequence ATGAAAAACGCTGAAGTTGAAGGGATAGTGCTGCGCCTCACCGACTTCGGGGAGGCGGACCGCATCGTCACCCTGTTTACCCTGGAACAGGGGAAACTACAGGGGGTGGCGCGCGGCGCCAAGCGGAGCAAGAAACGCTTCGCCGGCGCCCTGGAACCTTTCGCGCACCTTAAGCTTCAGCTACACCTCGGCACCGGCCTCGCCACGCTGTCCAACACTGACATCATCGACATCTTCCCCGGCATCCGCGCCGACCTCGCCCGGATCGGCTGCGCCGCCTACGCCTGCGAACTGGTGGAACGGCTCACCCCCGAGGACGAGCCGAGCCCCCGCCTGTTCCGCCTCCTGTACTGTTACCTGGAACGCCTCAACAACGCACCTGCCTCCCCCTCCGATCGCCGCTTCTTCGCCGTCAACCTTTTGAAGATCCTTGGCTATCAGCCGGAGCTGCAGGTGCGCGGTGTTTCCGAGGAAACCGCTGCTCTGCTCGCCCGCGCCATGCAGACGGGACGCTTCGGTGCCGTGGTCTTTCCGGACGCGCTCCTGCGCGAGGCTGACCTCCTCCTGAATCCCGCCATCGACCTCCACCTGGACCGGGAACTGAAGTCGTTGGCCTTTCTTAAGGAGTGCGGTGTGTAG